In Streptomyces pluripotens, the genomic window GTCACCAGGCCCCGGTAGTAGTCCTGTTCGTCCGCACCCGGGAAGATCGCGTGCGGGGTGTCGACCATGCCCTCTTCGAGACCTGCGAGCAGCTGCTCCTTGGTGTAGATGAGGTTGGCACGGCTGGAGTCGGCCAGTTCGAACTCGTTGGTCATCGTCAACGCGCGCGTGGGGCACGCCTCGATGCACAGGCCGCACAGGATGCAGCGGGCGTAGTTGATCTGGTAGACGCGGCCGTACCGTTCACCCGGCGAGTAGCGTTCCTCGTCGGTGTTGTCGGCGCCCTCCACGTAGATGGCGTCGGCGGGACAGGCCCAGGCGCACAGCTCGCAGCCGACGCACTTCTCCAGACCGTCCGGATGGCGGTTGAGTTGGTGCCGTCCGTGGAACCGCGGAGCCGTGGTCTTCTTTTGCTCCGGGTACTGCTCGGTCAGCCGCTTCTTGAACATGGCCTTGAAGGTCACGCCGAAGCCGGCCACAGGGTTCTGGAAGCCGGGCTTCGACGGCCCGGCCTCCCTGGGCTCCTCAGCCATCGGACGCCTCCTTTCCATCCGAAGTTCCGTCACTGACGGTGTCCGGGCCGCCACTGCCGATCAGCTCCCGCTCTCCCCACCGCGGCCGGCGCCTCGGCGCCGCCGGCAGCTCCTGTCCGGGCAGCGGGGGTACGGGGA contains:
- the nuoI gene encoding NADH-quinone oxidoreductase subunit NuoI, producing the protein MAEEPREAGPSKPGFQNPVAGFGVTFKAMFKKRLTEQYPEQKKTTAPRFHGRHQLNRHPDGLEKCVGCELCAWACPADAIYVEGADNTDEERYSPGERYGRVYQINYARCILCGLCIEACPTRALTMTNEFELADSSRANLIYTKEQLLAGLEEGMVDTPHAIFPGADEQDYYRGLVTQAAPGTVRQVAVSKGEVPEETAATSGEDEPAPENAGEVIGR